A region of the Pseudomonas anguilliseptica genome:
CCCGGCCATGCTGAGCAAAGCCGGCTTCCTGATGACCGCCCCGGACCGCTATGGCCCTGAGCCGGTCGAAGCCCTGATCCAGCGTTTGGAGCAACGCCAGGGCGAAAACCTGACCCTGAGCATGGCCGAGCGGGAGCAACCGATCACCCCGCAGCGCATAAAAGCCTTGCGCGCCAGTTTTCATCTGGTGCTATGGCGCACGCTCGACCCACTGTTGAGCCAACGCCTGATTGCCGAGCTACAGGCCGAACACTACGAAGAAGCCGTGCTGCTCGAAGGTGACCTGTACAGCCAGGGCGGGCTGGACGAGCCCGACCAGGACCGCGCCCTGGCGCTGTACATGCAGGAAGCACAAAAAGGCTCCGTCAACGCCCTGCTACGCATCGCCCGGCTGTACACCTACGGCCGCGCCATTTGTCGCGATAACGCCAAGGCCTACACCTTCGCCTATGCCGCCCACGAGCTGGGTGACCAACGTGCCACAGACCTGATGCTGGCCCTGCAAACGCGCATCACCCCGCTGCAGCGCGATGTAGCCACTGCCGACGGCAATCGCCTTATCTAGGACTCAGCACTGTGAGACTCAACATCACTTTCGGCCCCGTGACACTGGCGCTTGCCTGCCTACCGCTGGCCACGCTGCATGCCGAAGAAGCCGCCGCACCCACGCCAGAGCTGGAGCCCGTTACTTCGCTGGTGACCCACAAACTGTTCCTGCGCAGCGGCTACGGCCCTGACGAAACGCGCCTGGGCGAAGATCGCCGCAGCTTCTTCAGCCTGCGTTATGAACCCTCCTACCGCTGGTACTCGCCCGAACAACGCTGGGCGAAGTGGGAAGCGTTCGGCCGTTTGTGGCTGAACTACGACACCGACCCGAATGCACTACAGGACACCGAGGGCAACAGTGACAGCCAGTCGAGCCGGCGCCACGCCTATGCCGAAGCTCGCGAATTCTATGTGCGGCGTAACCTGTTGGGCGACGATCCGCGCTTCTCGCTGACCTTTGGCCGTCAGCGCTTCAGTGATCGCTTTGGCATCTGGTGGGACGACAGCCTGGAAGCCCTGCGCCTGGACTACAACGACACTTTCGCCAGTGGTTTTGTCGCGGTTGGCGAAAAATTCTACTACTACAATTCGGACGACAACCGACTCGACCCGCGCGACAAGAAGATTCGCTATCTGATGGCCGAGTACGCCTGGCGCTGGCATGCCGACCATTGGCTCGGCGCTCGCCTGCTGCACGAAGATGATTACTCGGGCAGCTCCCGGGATGATCGCCAGGACTTCGACGGCCTGCGCTACGGCGTATTTCTACGCGGCGATACCCGCCAGCTGACGCCCCTGATCAGCGATTACCACCTGGAAGTTGCCGCACTCGACGGCGACCTGGAAACCACGCAAAGCAATGGCCTGCGCGAGAGCGGCGACAAACAAGGCTGGGCCGTAGTGGGTGACATCGACAAGCGCTTTGACACTCTGCCGTGGACCCCTCGGGTTGCCCTCACAGCAGGCATCACTGATCGTCCGGATGACAGCGGCAACGATGGGTTCAACCTCAATCGCATTCAATCCGATCGGCGCAATGATCCGCTCAGCTACAGCAGCCGCCTGGTCAGTAATCTGGTCGGGGTCAACCTGAGCAACCTGGCGTTCTATGGCGTGGCGCTGGAAACCCAGCCTACTGACCGTACCGCGCTGGATTTCCGCCTGAGTGACCTACGCCTGCGCAACAGCACCGCCCAGCTGCCTCTGCGCACCACCACCGAAGGCGAGGTCCGCGATACGCGCTCTTCCCACCTGGGCCAGGCACTGGACATCAACCATTACTGGCGCATGTTCCCGCTGGCCTATGACGGCAAGCGCGTGCAACTCAACACCCTGACCAGCCTGAGTTACTTCAGGGCCGGCAGTGCGCTGGAGATCGGTGACGACTACCAGCTGACCATTGGCGTCACCTTGAGCTACTGACCGAGAGAAGCGCCAGCATGATCTTCGCCTCCAACGTATTCCTGTTCCTGTTTCTGCCGGTGTTCCTGCTCTGCTATTACGCAGCCAAGGATCACTGGCACTCGTACGTGATCATGCTTGGCAGCTATCTGTTCTACGCCTGGTGGCGGCCGGACTTCCTCCTGCTGTTCGTTGCCATCTCGTACTGGAACTACTGGTTCGGCCTGCGCATCAAGGCGCGGATGGATGCTGGCGAGAAGACAATTGCCTTTCGTCTGCTAACCGTTGGGGTCATCGGCAACCTGGCCACCCTGGGCTATTTCAAGTACGCCAACTTCGGTGCGGATGTGCTCGTCGCGGTACTGGAGCCGCTGGGCATCAATACCTTCACCCTTGAGCACATCATCCTGCCGCTGGGGATCTCCTTCTACGTCTTCCAGGCGCTGAGCTATATCGTCGACATCTATCGGCGCAACGCAGAACCCACTGAGCGCTTTGTCGATTTCGCGGCTTACATTGCGATTTTCCCGCAGCTGATTGCGGGACCAATTCTGCGCTACAGCCTGATCGACAAGCAGCTCAAGCACCGCACCCACTCCCTAGAGCTGTTCTCCCTCGGTGCCTGTCGTTTCATGCTCGGCTTTATCAAGAAAGTGCTGATAGCCGACTCCCTCGCGCCGATGAACACCCTGTTTATCGGTTGGGGCGGCGAGTTGCAAATGGCCGACGCCTGGTTCGGCATACTCATCTCCGCCTTGCAGTTGTATTTCGACTTCTCCGGCTACAGCGATATGGCCATCGGCCTGGGCATGATGATGGGCTTTCGCTTCGCGGAGAACTTCAACCAGCCGTGGATCGCACAGAGCATTACCGAGTTCTGGCAACGTTGGCACATGACCCTGGCCCATTTTCTGCGCGACTACGTGTATATGCCGCTAGTACGCAAACGCCTGGTTGGCATGCTCACCGGGCTGGTGATCACCATGCTGCTGTCCGGGCTCTGGCATGGGCCAAGCTTCGCCTTCATCTTCTGGGGGCTGTTCTTTGGTATCGCCATGGTGGTCGAGCGCAAGCTGGGCATCGCTACCAAGGTCAGTACGCCCTACAAGTTCTGGCGCAACGGGCGGACCTGCTTTCTGCTGCTGTCGAGCATGCCGCTGTTCTTTACCGGCAACCTGCCACACAGCCTGGAAGTGTACAAAGCGATGATCGGACTAAATGGTTTCGGATCGCTGGACATGTACTGGTTTGGCACCTCAGCCATGACCCTGTCATTCACCCTGATTGCCTTGCTGTGGATCGTTATCGCCGGCGGCATCAACATCCGCTACTACGCCGGAGCCAACAAGGACCAGTACTTCATGCAGCATGTCGGCGGAGTCAACGCACTGCTGCTGTGGGCTGGTTTCATCCTGACGCTAAGCCGTCTGGCAGCTAATTCCTTCTCACCCTTTCTGTACTTCCAGTTCTGAGGACGCCCCATGTTTCCCGTGATGAACTCGGCCAGCAAGATCAATGGCATCCTCTTCTGCGTAATGCTAATCGGCATGTTCCTGTATTCCTTGCCTGCGGTTTTCGGCTTCGCCGGCACCCAGACCCAAGCCATGTCACTGTTTCTCGACGGCAAGCTGGTGCGCCGGCTCGAGCAGTTCTATGACAAGAATCTGTTTCTGCGCGACCCGTCCGTCAAGCTGTGGGCCAATATCCAGCACACGATTTTCCGCGAAGGCACCAGCGGCGTCGTACTGGGGCGCGATGGCTGGCTGTTTACCAATCAGGAATATCTGGTTCCCAACAATCTGCTGCGCAACCTGGACAAGCAGCTGGCACAGATCAGCAAAGTCCAAGAGCAACTGGCGCAGCAAGGCAAACGCCTGATTCTGCTGCCCATCCCGATGAAGCTGGACACCTACGCTCAGCACTCGGCCTACGCACCTACAGAACAGATCACCGGCCTGTACGAGCGCTTCAGCGAAGCGCTGCGCGAACGTGGCATCGCTACGGTGAACCTGCGCAGCGCCTATCTGACAGCTGCGGCAGATGAACAACTGTTCTTGCGCAACGACACCCACTGGAGCCCGAAGGGCGCTGAGCTTGCCGCGCAAACCCTGGCACTGCAGTTCCCCGAGCTACGTGCGGACACAGCTTATGTCACCCGCGCGGTCAGCGAAAAAGCCGTGGAAGGTGACCTGCTCAACTACCTGAAATTCGATCCTCGGCTTGATCCAAGCTACTTCAAACCGGTGCATATCAATCTCTACGAGACGCTGAAGCAGAACCAACCCCTGGCGGCAGACAGCCTGTTCGGTGACGAAAGCCTGTCCCTGGCGCTGGTGGGCACCAGCTATACCCGCATCGACGACTGGAACTTCATCGGTTTTCTCAAACAGGCGCTGCAACGTGACCTGATCAGCGTTGCGCTGGAAGCACGCGGGCCGTTCCAGTCCATGGACGAATTCCTCGCCACCTCGGCGGCCGCAAGCAGCGACCTGCAAACGATCATCTGGGAATTCCCCCTGCGCACCCTACTCGCCCAGCGCCAGATGCCCTCGGCCTTGGCCACTCCAACCACTGCACAACATTAACGAGGTGTTTTCATGCCGGCTTCCATACTTCGCGCCTTAAGCGTACTGCTACTGACATTCAGCTGGAGCATCAGCCAGGCGGCTCAGGACGGTAATGCCGACCTTTACGACGCGGTAGCTCCAGCGAACTCGGCTTTTGTCCGTGTGCTGAACCTGAGCGAGCGCAATATCGAGGTCACCCTCAGCGGCAAGAACAAACCCCAGGCTGTCACCAGCGGCCAATTTGGCGGCTATCGCTTCGTCGCACCGGGCAAGCAGCGGATTGCCGTGGGCGACAAGGCACTGGAAAGCGAGCTGAAAGCCAACACCGCAAGCACCGTAATCTACCGTGACGGCACACTGCTGCTGATTGCCGACCAGTTCGTCAATGAACCGCGTAAGGCGCAGATCGCTTTCTACAACCTCACCGAGAAACCAGCGGCCTTGAAGACGGTCGACGGCCAACACGTGGTGGTGGAGATGATCACCCGCGATCAGACCGGCAGCCGCATGGTCAATGAGTTGAAGATCGCTTTCGCCGCTTTCGCCGCTTTCGCCGCTTATGCCGAGGCTGACAAGCTGGCCAGCTTCGATGAGTTGTTCCTGAAGAAGGGCCGTTCCTACAGCTATGCCCTGCTGCCCGAAGGCAATGGCTACCGTGCGATTACCCTGGCCAACAGTATCGACCCCACCGAATGAACCCTGGCCTGGTGGTTATACAAGTGAGCGGACGATGAACCCGACGACCATGAAACGCTATTTCTCGCTGGCTCTCGGCAGCCTGCTCGCAACCTGTGCGCAAGTCGCCTTGGCTGCCGCTCCGGCGGAGAAAAAGGAACAATGCACGGATCTGCAGTGCCTGATCTGCCCTGGGCTAAGCTCGCCGGCCGAGTACGCCGAAGGCAACATGAAGTTGCTCAAGCAAATCGTGCCGGGGCGGGATCGTTGGCTGTTTCGCTCGGAAGTCGACCTGACCAACGAGTTCGGCATCCCTGCCGCAATGCAGCCGGAGTTCGCCCGCTTGATGCGCGCCTTTGCCAGCCACGGCACACAGGTCGCCATGGCAATACAACCGACCCGAGGCCTGATGCACCGCACCCAGTTGCTGCCTGGGCAGACTCACGGCTTTGACTATCAACTGGCCAGCGCCAACCTGAGTCGGTTCCTGCAGCAGATGCGCGATGCCGGCGCCATCGTCCCGGACATCATGAGCCTGGTGGAACAACCACCGAAGGACTTCTTCTTCCGCCGTGACCACCACTGGACCCCCGTTGGCGCGCAGACCACCGCCAAGGTCACCGCCGATGCCATTCGCCAGCCCCCGGTCTATGCCCAGCTACCGCGCAAGGTCTATACAACCGAGCAAAGCCTGACCCTGTACAAAGACGGCACCCTCAACCTGGGCTTATCGAGCATTTGCGGTAACCACTTCGGCTACCAGTTTGTGCCTGGCTACCAGACCGTGCCGGAAAGCAACGATGCGGCCCAGTTGTTCGAAGAGCAGCCAGCCCCGGAAATCGTCCTGGTCGGCACCAGTAACTCCGCCGCCCGTGAAGATGAAACCAAGCAATTCAACTTCGATGGTTTTCTCAAGGACTACCTGGGTAGCGACCTGATCAACTACGCCCTGCCTGGTGCCGGCCAGGACGGCTCACTGCTGGAATACCTGCTCTCGGCCAACTACAGCCCGGACAAGGCGCCCAAGCTGATCGTCTGGGAGCTGCCCGCCAACTACCGTCTGGATGGCGAGCTGACCTACCGCCAGCTGATCCCGGCGGTGAATGGCGGCTGTAAAGCCAGCGAGAACGTAGTGGAAGGCAAGATAGAGCGCCCGGGCATGGCCCTCAATGATCGCCTGGAACTGCTCAGTAACGCCGGCGAAGGGCGCAAGGCCCTGAAAGGCCTGGACGCCGTGCTCGACATCCGCATCAGCGATCCCAACATCAAGAATTTCTACATCATTGCCTATTACGACAATGGCGCACGCGACAAGGTGTGGTTCCGCCGTGAAGCCATCGTCACGGGCGGCCAGTACTACCTGGAGCTCAGTCGCGCGGCAGAGTTTCGTGATGCCAACCTGCTGTCGGTGTTCCTAGAGCCAACCCAGGTCGTCGAGCAGCCCTTCCAGGTTGAGACCAAGCTATGCCTTTGAGCACCTCGACCCGCCGCATGGCGGCAGCCCTGCTGCTGCTCGCCAGCCCGCTGAGTGCCAGTGCAGCACAACCGATCTGGGCTAACCAATCGACCGCAGCGGCGCAACTGGTCACAGACTACCGCAGCGAGCAGTGCCCGAAAAAACCACCTGCTGCCTATACCGGACACCTGCAACTCGACAGCAAGTACGACCAGAGCGACGCGAGCAAAACCAAGCTGGTTCAGCGCCAGGGCAAGGACACCCAGCGCATCCGCAAACAGGTGCAACAGTACATCGGCGGCCTGGTCAAAGCCGGCCAGGTGTTCCAACGCACCCGCAAGGCCAGCGAGGCGAATACCGCACTGGCCTGCCTGGATCAGTGGCTGGATGCCTGGGCCAACCAATCCGCGCTGCTCAACGATGATGCCAGCAAGACCGGCGTCGCTTCGCGCAAATGGGCCCTGGCCGCCATCGCCTCGACGTTGCTCAAGGTGCAGGCCCTGAGTGATCAGCGCTACCAGCTGAGCGAGGCCCAGGCGCGCTGGCTTGGCCAGCTGTCGGACAAAGTGGTCGCGGAATACGAACCGCGCCGCTATGACCCTGGCATCTACTTCAACAACCACGACTACTGGGCGGCATGGGCTGTCGCGGCCACAGGCATGCTGCTCAACGATGACAAGGCGCTGGCATGGGCCGATGTCGCCTTGCGCCGCGCCTTTACCCAGCTCACCCCAGGCCAGGGCGATTACGACTACCTGCCACGGGAAGTCGCACGGGGCCGCTTGGCGGCCGACTACAGCCACTACGCACTGGTACCCTTGGTGCTGTTGGTGGAAGCCGCCGAACTGAACAACCGCGCGCTGACGGTGCAGGAGCGCGAGAAACTCGCCCGCCTTGCCAACTTTGCCGCCCGCGCCGTACTTGAGCCTGACACCCTGGCGGAACTGACGACGCGTCAGGAGGATGTCGGCGAACACAAGATGGTCTGGCTACTGCCCTTCCTCAATCGCTACCCACAACACCAGTGGGCCCGACGCTTGTACCAGGAGTACGGCGAAGACATAAACCACTACAGCCAGGTAGGCGGCGACCTCAGGCCGCTTTACCCCCAGCTCAACTGACCCAGGATGGAACCCATGTCACAGGCACTGTCCTTCTGCCGTTTCCTGCTGTTGGCGACCAGCTTCGGCTGCAGCCTGGCGGCCCAGTCCGCCCCGGCCACACTGCACACGCTGGACCCGCAATGGCAGCAACAGCAACAGCAAGAGGTTCGCCAGCGCACCCTGGATGAAAGCCAGCCGCCGACCTTCGACCTGCGTGCGCCTACCGCGCGCGGCAGCGCCAGCCTGGAGCCGATGTACTCGGCACAGGCTGGCAGCTGGCCTTTCGAACCCTTTGTGCATAACGGCCTGTTCCGGGCGATTGCCGGTTACCAGGCGCAACACCCACGTGCCGTGGTGATTCGTGGTGGTGCCGTGACCCTGGCGCAG
Encoded here:
- a CDS encoding alginate export family protein, producing the protein MRLNITFGPVTLALACLPLATLHAEEAAAPTPELEPVTSLVTHKLFLRSGYGPDETRLGEDRRSFFSLRYEPSYRWYSPEQRWAKWEAFGRLWLNYDTDPNALQDTEGNSDSQSSRRHAYAEAREFYVRRNLLGDDPRFSLTFGRQRFSDRFGIWWDDSLEALRLDYNDTFASGFVAVGEKFYYYNSDDNRLDPRDKKIRYLMAEYAWRWHADHWLGARLLHEDDYSGSSRDDRQDFDGLRYGVFLRGDTRQLTPLISDYHLEVAALDGDLETTQSNGLRESGDKQGWAVVGDIDKRFDTLPWTPRVALTAGITDRPDDSGNDGFNLNRIQSDRRNDPLSYSSRLVSNLVGVNLSNLAFYGVALETQPTDRTALDFRLSDLRLRNSTAQLPLRTTTEGEVRDTRSSHLGQALDINHYWRMFPLAYDGKRVQLNTLTSLSYFRAGSALEIGDDYQLTIGVTLSY
- a CDS encoding MBOAT family O-acyltransferase — translated: MIFASNVFLFLFLPVFLLCYYAAKDHWHSYVIMLGSYLFYAWWRPDFLLLFVAISYWNYWFGLRIKARMDAGEKTIAFRLLTVGVIGNLATLGYFKYANFGADVLVAVLEPLGINTFTLEHIILPLGISFYVFQALSYIVDIYRRNAEPTERFVDFAAYIAIFPQLIAGPILRYSLIDKQLKHRTHSLELFSLGACRFMLGFIKKVLIADSLAPMNTLFIGWGGELQMADAWFGILISALQLYFDFSGYSDMAIGLGMMMGFRFAENFNQPWIAQSITEFWQRWHMTLAHFLRDYVYMPLVRKRLVGMLTGLVITMLLSGLWHGPSFAFIFWGLFFGIAMVVERKLGIATKVSTPYKFWRNGRTCFLLLSSMPLFFTGNLPHSLEVYKAMIGLNGFGSLDMYWFGTSAMTLSFTLIALLWIVIAGGINIRYYAGANKDQYFMQHVGGVNALLLWAGFILTLSRLAANSFSPFLYFQF
- a CDS encoding alginate O-acetyltransferase, with amino-acid sequence MFPVMNSASKINGILFCVMLIGMFLYSLPAVFGFAGTQTQAMSLFLDGKLVRRLEQFYDKNLFLRDPSVKLWANIQHTIFREGTSGVVLGRDGWLFTNQEYLVPNNLLRNLDKQLAQISKVQEQLAQQGKRLILLPIPMKLDTYAQHSAYAPTEQITGLYERFSEALRERGIATVNLRSAYLTAAADEQLFLRNDTHWSPKGAELAAQTLALQFPELRADTAYVTRAVSEKAVEGDLLNYLKFDPRLDPSYFKPVHINLYETLKQNQPLAADSLFGDESLSLALVGTSYTRIDDWNFIGFLKQALQRDLISVALEARGPFQSMDEFLATSAAASSDLQTIIWEFPLRTLLAQRQMPSALATPTTAQH
- a CDS encoding polysaccharide lyase translates to MPLSTSTRRMAAALLLLASPLSASAAQPIWANQSTAAAQLVTDYRSEQCPKKPPAAYTGHLQLDSKYDQSDASKTKLVQRQGKDTQRIRKQVQQYIGGLVKAGQVFQRTRKASEANTALACLDQWLDAWANQSALLNDDASKTGVASRKWALAAIASTLLKVQALSDQRYQLSEAQARWLGQLSDKVVAEYEPRRYDPGIYFNNHDYWAAWAVAATGMLLNDDKALAWADVALRRAFTQLTPGQGDYDYLPREVARGRLAADYSHYALVPLVLLVEAAELNNRALTVQEREKLARLANFAARAVLEPDTLAELTTRQEDVGEHKMVWLLPFLNRYPQHQWARRLYQEYGEDINHYSQVGGDLRPLYPQLN
- a CDS encoding alginate O-acetyltransferase AlgX-related protein; this encodes MNPTTMKRYFSLALGSLLATCAQVALAAAPAEKKEQCTDLQCLICPGLSSPAEYAEGNMKLLKQIVPGRDRWLFRSEVDLTNEFGIPAAMQPEFARLMRAFASHGTQVAMAIQPTRGLMHRTQLLPGQTHGFDYQLASANLSRFLQQMRDAGAIVPDIMSLVEQPPKDFFFRRDHHWTPVGAQTTAKVTADAIRQPPVYAQLPRKVYTTEQSLTLYKDGTLNLGLSSICGNHFGYQFVPGYQTVPESNDAAQLFEEQPAPEIVLVGTSNSAAREDETKQFNFDGFLKDYLGSDLINYALPGAGQDGSLLEYLLSANYSPDKAPKLIVWELPANYRLDGELTYRQLIPAVNGGCKASENVVEGKIERPGMALNDRLELLSNAGEGRKALKGLDAVLDIRISDPNIKNFYIIAYYDNGARDKVWFRREAIVTGGQYYLELSRAAEFRDANLLSVFLEPTQVVEQPFQVETKLCL
- a CDS encoding alginate O-acetyltransferase AlgF, producing MPASILRALSVLLLTFSWSISQAAQDGNADLYDAVAPANSAFVRVLNLSERNIEVTLSGKNKPQAVTSGQFGGYRFVAPGKQRIAVGDKALESELKANTASTVIYRDGTLLLIADQFVNEPRKAQIAFYNLTEKPAALKTVDGQHVVVEMITRDQTGSRMVNELKIAFAAFAAFAAYAEADKLASFDELFLKKGRSYSYALLPEGNGYRAITLANSIDPTE